The following DNA comes from Leishmania mexicana MHOM/GT/2001/U1103 complete genome, chromosome 8.
GAGCGCAGCCCTGTCAAGGCAAGTGCGCTAAAGGGCCGGCCTGCAAAGCTCACATCCTCCTCTCAGGGAcgcgatgacgacgccgacgcccGTGTCGAGGTCGGGACAAAGCGTCAGCGCTCAATGGAGGAGTTTCTCTATCGCGGGGAGTAAgacgctgctggctgagCAACTCGGGGCGTATCTGAGGTGTACTTGGACGTGTATGCCGCGCAGCTGGCTTCTCTCTGCCGTTggctctccccttctccactCTAGGCCACTTGTTCGCCGGTCGTGTCTCAGCGCGTCTGCATGGGTGGGCGGGCGGGCTATccacattttttttttgcttcaCCTTGCGCCCACCGTCCGTGGGTTTCGTCTTAGCACTCATCATCATCCTCTCTGTGTTTCTgttgcctccctcctccttttccttcgcATGTCCTTTGTACATTcctgcctctgtgtgtgtgtgcgtacatGCACGGCGTCAGCGCAATGTGCGCACGAAAGCAACGCTACAGTCCACCCACAGGACACTCGTTGGGGTGCGATGCTTTGCATCGCCCTGTCGCGCTTGCATCACTCGTAGGGGTGGTGTGACAGCAGAGGGCAGCAAAAGATGGAGAACTGGCGGCCAAGGACGAGAGGGATGGGCGTGGGCTCGTTTCGACACGGTGTATATAtatctctgtgtgtgggtgcgctcAAGGGTTTTGTGCTCGTTGCACCCTCTTTTCCCCCTGCAGCGACCCATGAGCTCGCCGTCGAACCCCTTCCCTTACCTCCCCGGTACCCCTCCTCTCCTACTCCCCCCGCTGCGTGcatcccttctctctcctggTTCTTCGCCTTTGCCCTTTGCTGTTTTAATGGCTCGAAAAACACTCACCGGTACGGCAAATCGACGCTACAAATCCCCCTGCATACTCGCGCGCGTCACATCCCCATCTTGGATCCTCGCGCGGAGAAGTTTCTCTCAGTAAtctgtggaggaggaggtcgcATACATCAGCGCACCGATCATCCTaacctgccccctccccccccagCTGCCAGAGATCCTGCCGTGGATCAGATTGGCAGCAACATCATCAACCCTGCCACTGTCATTCATCTCACAGGACGTATTCCTCTAACGGTGTCGTAGTAGTCAAGACTTATACTCTTCTTCTCGTTCTTCTACCGCTTACTTCAAAAGCCGGCTAAGCGCCTCTGCCCGTCCTTCCGCGTTCActttcccccctctctctctctctcgaccTCAGCTCAGACAGGCGTGAACGCATCCACACTGTCCGTCATTCCTTcacgcgcgctctctctgtgtgtgtctctccttGCCCCGATCTTTCTCTCGTACGCCGGGTCCACAACCTCAGAGCCGCTCCCATACACTCCCCTCGACCTTTTTCCTGCCCATCAAGAGACTTCGTCTTTCACAGTTTGTGCCCTTTTCCTCCCTTTCCACCGCGCTCGTCCTACGGAGATGCCGTCCTTCCAGATGCACCCTGGCTTTGCGGGGCAGAGCATCCGCACCAATCCGTGGAAGCCGACACAGCTCATCATCTCCACCTCTCAGAACTTTGGCATTGTCGGCTCTGGTAAGGTTTACGTTGTTGAGGCAGCCCCGGGCTTTCAGGCCGGCTCCTCGGTCTCTCTTGTAGGATGCTGGGGAACCCCCGACGGCGTCTTCGACGCGTGCTTTAGCGAGGTCGATCAGAACATCGTAGTGACCGCCTGCGGTGATGGTGTGAAGGTGTACAACTTAGCGATGAGCCTCAACCGGGATGGCGTGATGCCGCTTGTGCACAACGCCGAGCACCAGGCAGAAGTGTCGTGCGTCGCATGGAACTCAGGCCGCCGAGACACCTTCTACTCAGCCAGCTGGGACACCACCATCAAGATGTACAGCGCGGTGAAGCCGGAGGTGTCGGTGGTGACCATGCAGGAGCACTTCAAGGAAGTGTACGAGGTGGCCACGACAGGGCACAGTCCGTCTTCGATACTGTCCTGCTCCGGCGACGGCTCGTGGAAGCTGTGGGACAACCGATCCCCGCAGCGATCCGTGCTGACGCAGATGGCACATCAGAATCAAATTGTGCTGTCCATCGACTTCTGCAAGAGTGACCCAAACATCttcgccagcggcggtgtcgacCGCACTGTCCGCGTCTGGGATGCTCGCCGGCCCAACCAGCCGCTGGCCTCCTTTCCCGGCCACGACCAAGCATGCCGCCGTGTTCGGTTCTCGACTCACAACCCGTCTATGCTCGCCTCCAGCGGCTATgacatgcgtgtgtgcgtgtgggacCTCTcgaagccgcagcagcccttGACCGCCCGCTATCAACACCACCGGGAGTTTGTCGTCGGTCTCGAGTGGTCGCAGGCCGCGCCAAATgctctcgcctccgcctcgtacGATGGATCGGCTTTCTTTTGGTCTGTGGGCcaggcagcgacggcgtcgctgccggcacaacagctgccgccggccgtgccgccgccgcgcgtgccgcggccgcgcacAAAGGTGTTGCCTGGCTTGCCACAGTCCGGCATGCCAATGCCAATGACAATGACGTCTTCGCCGCGTTCCCCCCGGTAATCCACGCGAAGCGGGAGGCACGCACGCTTGCGTGCCCCTCTTCCTTCGCAGCTTTGCATGATTGCAAGCACTGACGCACGTGCCAGTACGCCATTATATGCCCTCAGGAGAGGGACAGTGACGTAGCTGCCAGTCGCtatcctctctcttctcaccTTCGCGACACGAGGGCTTCATCTGCGACAAGAACAGTAGCCAACATtacctcctcttctccctctcatgggtgtatgtgtgtgcgttgttcttcgcctccgcacgtgcacgcacgcagcgacTCGCTTCCGAAAggctttctctccctctctgtctctctctgtgagTTGACGACTATGTTTGTGCAtgggcgcgcgtgtgtttgcGTGCACAACACCAGCCGCGGTCTCGCCATCATTCTCTGTTGGAGAAGAAATCGGCAAGGCCACATCGTTCGCCCTCGAATGACGCAGGTGCTGTGCTACAAGCTTCACTGGTGGCCCTGCGCTTCCAGCCTCCCTCTCACTTTCTCCCCCTTAACCGCTGACGTCTAATCGGCTATGGTGAGGAGACTCTCGTGCTCGCAAGTCACATCAAGAGCGGTACCTGCGCCGGCGCGTCGCACTAGTCGTGCTTGCACGACGCCACTCGCCCCGCCTCTTTGTCACCCTTTCCGGTGacgttttgttttgtttctctcACACATGTGGCAAACTCTCGATGGCGTAGGGAAGCCggagcgatgtatcgctgctgatgtcggcggtcaggtcgtggatggcgtggcgtcaGTGCGACCCGCGACATTGAATATATATTAGGCCATCTACATGATAGGCAGCGTGCCGACGTGGCTCGAGCGTATCTCACCTgaccctcgcactgcccactgctggtgtggggagcctgcaccccccccccctcgggGGGGGTGCACCAAGTGACGCCCGGCGtgatgggagcggctgtgggtTGGCCTGCGAAGCCGGGGTGGGTAGAGCATGAGGCGGGGGGTCGTACTCGCAGGtgaccgagtcggcgcatggctgcaACGCGTGTGTCTAGGGCTtcttcgcaccacgcgatgggggccCTGTGGCAGGccaggaggggggagggtcgAGTGGGGCTGAGCTCACGTTTGCATGGCAGAGAGTGGACATGCTGAAAAGCGAAACGACCGCTTGACAAGCCACAAAAAGGCGCTATCTTGCCGATGCTCTCGCCACACGTTGGCTGctgtgtatgtatgcgtgtgtgtgtgtagatATATATGCTCTGTTCGTATTTCTTACCTctgtcttcctctcctctACCCCCTTCCTTCCCTGGGCTTCTGCATTGGCGCTTCTTCATGACTGCGGAACTCGTCTTGCGCGGGTGCACTTTATCTGCCCACCTCGCCGGTCTTTCCCACAAGAGAGAATCGCTTGCTCTGGAGAGCTTTTTTCCATGCTGAGGCGGAGTTCATCGCCTGGGGGCACACGTCCAGGCAGCCGGAGGCACAACAACACAAACGCCTTTCTCCAGAATTCCCTTAGCTTTAGCGTGCAGGACCGCCGGCTGAATACGCGACTGCTGAAagagacgcagcgccgcaaggCACAGCTGCTCGGAATGACGCGGCACGATGTTGCGCGTCAGCTGTACCGGTACACGGTGCCGCCGTCCTCAATCATGGACGAGGGGCGCCACAGTAGGCCCAGCAGCGGGAAGAGGGCATCGCATACCAAATCGGCTACCAGCGGTAGAAAGACAATGTCTGGGACTGTCGCAGATGCGAGCAGTGCTGTCAGTTCCCCTTTGGGCATCCATTCAGAGGCGGGGGAGCCCTCGTCTTCCAGCAGAGACTCCTACTCACGCTggaaggcgcagcgcgcccAAAACTTGCAGAAAAAGGTCACGGCGAACTACTCGCTGAACTCGCCAACCTCTCCCGGTGAAGGCGACGAGCGGACCGACTCAGTGCTgtcggtgccgccgacggcgtcgtaCGAGGAATGGCTTTCAGCTGGCTGTCCAACAGGGTCGTGGTCCGTACTgttgctggaggaggtgtacGCGCCGTTGGAGGCGGAGCGAGCCTTTCTTATGGCCATGTACAACCCAAAAGAAAGTTTTCAGTCGTAGTGTCCTCTGCCGTTTTCTTTCACTTTCTCTTTCCACTCACTCTTTTATATCAGGCACCCACCAGCACGCGTGTATCCTGTGCTCCGCATGTCGGTGGACACTGCTGCGAAGCTGGCGCCTTTGGAGGCAGTCAAGGAGCGAGCGACGTTGCCAAACTCATGCACCCACGCGTCGGCAAGGCAAGAGACCATACAACGGTGATGTGTGTAAAGcaagaaggggaggggaatgggcgttgtatgtgtgtgtgtgtgaggcaGTGGTTCGTGTGATGTCACGCACTGTTGTCTCCCATACTGCCTCTTCACACTTTTTCTTGTTTTGCTCTGCGCACCTCTCCGTTCTTGCTCTGTCGCTCGCTGCCTCTGTCCCTTGCGCTAatcgctgctgtggtgcgtgtgcctggcgtgtgtgcgagtgcgtgtgtgtgtgggctcGTTTCGTCTGCGCCTGTGCGGCCCCGCCTTCTATATGTTCGATTATACGTGGGGTATGCAcaggcgtgtgtgcatgtgtgcatgtgtgtattcgtgcgtgtgcgcttgtcGCCTCGCCCATTCTTGTTTTGCTTCTCTCAGTCTGCAAGTGCTATcgaaggggggggaaggCGATAGGATTGAGACAGCGGGATGGCGGGTGGAGAAAGGGGTAAGGAAACCGCCCTTCCCCACCCTTCCCGAACGTACCCTTTCCTGAACGTGTTTGTGCTTCGCCACTCGCCGTTCCTGAGCTTTCGCGCTCTCACCTGCTTTGTAGAtgcacgtgctgctgcttatCAAGGTGGCTTCGACCCATCGCGCATGTGCAGGGCCTCAccatctctcctccccctctcttctctcttcctgtgGCTGATTCGTCACCTGTAAGTCGAACTCGCCGCATCGTGTTTCTGTTTCTCCCTCGGGTTTGCCGTGCCGGCACGGCAGCATCGAGTCTCTTCCTCCTACCTGCTCTCATCTGCCTCATGGGCGTTTTTGTACGTGCGAGGGATAGTGAGCCGCAAGGGACCTTGGTAGCGCTGTCTTTGTAGCTCTCCACTGGGAAACTCCCTGTGTCTTTAGTCGCCTCCCAAGATGAAGTACTCGTATGCCATCTGCGATGCGAAGgtgtgcctcctcctcttcgcatATCTGGGCACATGGCTGAAGCGGTGATTGCATTGTCGGATGGGAAAGCGACGACAAGCCCGCCGCAACTGTGCTGCTCATCCGTCGGCTGTGGAATGGTAGACCTCCATACCCTTGGGCGTCTAACCCCGTTCTCCCTTGCCCCTCACACACGCTCTGCGGAGTAGCGGCTGCCATTCGTGTGCCACCTGTTCCTAGAGCTCGAGGTGCTTCTTCATGGGtaggcggggggagggaggaagacgggAGTGGCACTCATCCAGGCTGACATTTCACCGCCCTCTCACGTGCAACGCTcctttccccttccctcaACCGAAactgcagaggcggcggtgaaTCGTCTCATGCCGTCCTCAACCTGgcagcagagctgctgcgggacGTGGCCGAGCTACCGTATTGCGCAGGTTGCCTTCCCTGCATCGTCTGTCATCGCAGGGGCGTCATAGTGCAGGAGAGACTGAGAGTGTCCAGAGAGTGGTAgtcatgtgtgcgtgtctctaCGTAcgttctctctgtgttttttttttgggcgGGTTCTTCAacttccgctgctgctgctgttgccccccttccccttcccacGGCGCCGTGTACTACGTTCTCTTGCTCACTTACCCCACTGCGCACCCACATGAGGTGGAAAAGCCACCGCGCACGAGCTCCGGCATGGAGAGAAGACGTGAAGCACCACGGAGACTTGCATGTGCGCTGTGTTGTGCGAACCCGCAACTGCGACCAGGCGCTGTTGCGCGAAGACAGTGGTGgtcgcaccgctgcggtgtTTCGTGAGATTTGTACGACGACGCAAACGGTGCGTTTGCCTACCATGTGGTGCTGCGTAGGATGGAGTTGATCCACTGAAGCGGcattctctcctctctcctctttcacTTCTtttgtgcctgcgtgtgtgtgtgtgtgctctaACGGTGTTTGCCCTACTCTTCCTCCTCACAGTACGGCTGGGCATCCTCGACAACGCACAGCcttgcgcgcacacacgcacgcacagagagaagTACCCTCCCGCCCCGGAGCGCTTACACGCGAATCATCGTGCACTGctttccccttctcctttaCGTAAACAGCGCGTATCATtctgcacgcgcagccaTGTTGcaccgctctctcctctgctttGCTGTGCCAGCGGACAAGAAGGCGTTCATGGAACTTGTCAAGACCCTTCGGTACCGTACCGAGGCCCCCATATCGGACTGCAGCGCGGCTCTCAAGGAAACTGACGGGGACATGGACGCGGCTatgcaggtgctgcgcaagCGCGGCGCGGCCCGGGCGATGAAGAAAGGCGATCGCGTGACGGAGCACGGCTTTGTCGTGAGCTGTGTGGGATCAACCCCAGCAAGCGGAGCGGCCATCGTAACAGTATGTAGCGAGACGGACTTTGCGGCCCGCAATGAGCACTTCCAgaaggtgtgcgtgcaggcACGTGACCAGCTGTGCAAACTCATGGACGCCACGAACGGTGCTGTTCTCGCAAATCCGGAGGAGGTTCTCAAGCATCTGAGCGACGTTAtggcagaggagctgcgcgtggCCATTGCAGTGCTCGGTGAAAACATGCGAGTGCGCAGCATCGTCCCACTCGTGCCTTCACCGCATGTGTCCGAGCGTCTTCTCATTGGGAGCTACACGCATGGTTCCTTGAACGTTGACAACGTCGGCCGCATCGTGGGGCTCGTGGCGGTGAGTCAAGGGCGGGAGAACGAGGTGGTTCCTAAGGATGTGCTCACCTCTGTCGGTCGCCATTTCGTGGCCACCTCCGGTGCCGAGGGCAACTACGCTCACCAGAACTTCTTTGGTAGTGAGACGGAGACGGTGGGCAAGTGGCTGAAGCAGCGCGGCCTCaagttcagcagcagcctcgtGCAGGAGTTTGGAAAGGAGCCGGTCGTGCACACGGCACCTGAGCCGCACAGGTAGGAGGGATGGCGCGCATTCGACCACCTTCACAGGTTAACACTTTTGCGATGggcggaggggtgggtgggaagtagaagagggaggaggtgggagagGAAAGGGCCAAGAGGAAGGTAACGCTCTGGCCGTGGTGCTGTAAGCGCGTGTGTTCTCCTTGATGCTTCATCTCGTTGGTCGGTCACCACGGCTGCCATCTCTTcgccccgccctctcccgtCTCTCGGAGGCTGTTTCGCACTTCTCCGTTCCTCACGGGCTCGCATCGGAGTGGCGTCACTTATCGTCTCCCTCCAGGTAATTTGTCGCGCCCATCACAGATTGTTTTTACTTGTTTTCTCGTTTTACTTGATCTTTGCGTCGTTGTTGTCGATGTTGTGCCGCGCCGTAGAACACATCGAGCGGACGGGccggagggagagaggggaggggcttgagaccacccccaccccgaCTCTTGTCTGGTCGGTGAGTGGAGGGAGacgagaaaaggaaaaaaagcgCGCGGAACGCAGGCAGACTGGGCCGCGTACAAGGGGAGTCGACTCGCGCTCTCGTTTGTTgtggcctccgcctcctcctgtgctCGTTGCTGCGTCACTGCTGTGGCTCTCTGCGTCCGCCTTCTGCCGCAGTGGTGGCGACTCTTCTCCTCGTGGGCGCTGCAAaagggtggtggggggaagggCTACTTTCGCATCGTGTGATCACGAAGGGTGTCTGTGAGTCGTATGGACGTGTGACATTCCTAGCTATAGGGCccacttctctctttctATCCCTCCTCTCTACTCGTGTCTCATCCCTTCACGACTCGCGCAACACGTTTATggcgcccctctccttcacCGCGTTCGTTGGCGTGGCATGTCGGTATCGGGTGCATGATCGTTGGCCTCATACCCACCCACTCGCACTCGCTGCTACTGGCATCGCTAGCAGAGACGAGTCTGTAATGGCTCTCCACTTTATGTTGCTCTAGCTCATAtaaacgcacacgcacacgcataggCACAGGCACACTAGCTGGCATTTCTGTGCAAGCAGCCcacacccccctcccctcttccccccgGTACGTCTGAGCGTGGGTGCGCAAGCGCAGCAGTGAAGAGTGGATCGGCAGGCAACACCATCACGGAGGCGTCACAACAGGGCAGCACTGCGAGGCGTCGGTGCGCGTACGTTTTAGAGATAAGGAAAGAAGGCACGAACCACAACAGTCAAAGACAGGGAGGGTGCGTTTTAGGCAACACACGATGGAATCTGGAATGGCACCTCTGACGCTGTCCTTCAAGCGCAAGGCCATCACCGAAACTGCCTCCGCCGCACATGGGTGCCTTCTCGTCTACCCGGTAAACAAGAAGTTGAAGCAGCGCGTTGCCGTAGGAGACAGCACGGGCCTCTTCAAGGTCTTCTCCGTTGGCAAGCGGCTAGAGCCGGTGGTTGCCTTCGAGACGCCAGAGACCGTTGCGCAGACGGGCGAGAGTGGCGcggaaaaagagaagaaggcCATCACTGCTGCCACGCTCTTCTCGGACCAACTCTTCTACGTCCAGGGCAGCGTCCTGCACGCGTACTCGCGCAAGGGTAAACACTTCTTCACTGTGGACACCAATGTCACGGAGAAGGTGCACTCGCTAGCCATCGAAACGCCCTTCATCTTCTTAGCGGGCGACTTCATGGTCACCACGATGAGTGAGAGAAAGGAGCTCGGGTTCTTCTTGGCACCCGATCGCGTGAACGacatgtgcgtgtacgtAGTCCCCAGCGCCGTGatgcgcgacggcgagcgTCAACTGGACGACTATGTGAGCTGCCTGGCATGCAACGATCGCGTGCTGCGGTTGGTGCGGGCGAACAAActcgtggaggaggtcgGCTGCGAGGCTGCCCTCACCACCGTGGTCTACCACAGTGCTCAGCGGCTGCTGTTCTACGGAACGCAGTCGGGCTCCATCGGCGTCATGACCGTGGCGGACAACGGTGGCGTGCACAAGGTAGGCGCCCACATGCCGGAGGGCGCCAGGGGCACCATCACCAGCCTCGGTTTTGCGGATGTGAACGCGGATGGGCAGGATGAACTCCTTGTCGGgtacgacgacggcgccgtgtgCGTCATGGTCGTGCACCTGAGTCGTTCTGTGAGCATCACCGGCATAGACGCCGTGCAGCTCACCCTGGTGTGGGCAGGAAGTGTCGGGGAACGGGTGATGagcgtcggtggcggcatcATCACGCAtacggcagcgcagccagACGTCCTCGTGCACACGTTCAGTGGGCAGGTGGTCGCTTTCACTTTGGATACCGATGAACCCAGGGAGGATACCCAGGCAGCCGCGaccgaggcagcggcgaggcaggCAGCGCTCATTGCAAAGCACGAGGATACGCAGGGCGAAatcgagcagctgcgggcaCTCATTGCGCAGCGCACCAGAGAGCTGAGTGAGGCTCCAGTGCcgcagaaggcggagggggcgcCGGTGCTGACGGTGAGCCCCAGCTTCAAAATGTCAATCACCCTCACACCAGTGGAAGCGATGCCGATGCTATCGCTGGTGGTGTCCGCCGATACCTCGCTGGACGGCATGCTGGTCCAGTGCAACGCAGCGCTGACCTTTGTGCCCACTGACAACGCCGCGGTGAAGACGCGGGTGGTGGGCGGCGGGGCcgcgtcgacgtcgccgtcgtcgcagagcgccaccgcggcggtaGGACCGTCTACCACCATTGCCACTGTCACACCTGTGCAGCTGGGCAGCAAGCGCCTGGAGGTGCACATGTGGGTGGACGAAGGCGTGGCCGACACCCTCCGCGCCACTGTCTACAGTGCGCAGGCTCCACGAACAGCTCAGGTCAAGTACGTTCCCCTCTGCGCTCTTCCCTTGTACGAGCGCGTGCCGAGTGTCGATACGTCGGTGCTGTCAGGTGACGTGGTGCAGTCTATGTCGCGCTTGATCGTGCTGGGGGCCTTTCAGATGCAAGATGCTCGAATGTGGCTGGGGCAGCTTGTGCCCGGCATGGCGGACGTTCCGCGCCTcgcagaggagcagcagcgctttgTCTTCGCAAGCCGCTTCTTGGGCTCGGTGCTGACGGTCGACATCGAGGACGATCAGGGCGGCGACAAGGGTAGTCGTGCCATCTTCGGCTGCAACTCTCTCGTCACACTTGCCACCGTTAAGCGGCACATtgtgcaggtgtgcgcgGAGCGCGGCCTCAACATCAGCACCCGGGAGCACATTCTTTGCCAAACAGTTCTCCACCAACTACAGCAGCTGTACCCACTCATGTCGAGCATGTCGAGCAGCCAACGGCGCTGGCAGCTTCTGCGGGGACTGCATGAGTTGCAGGGGTCCGAGACCAATCTGGACTTTCTTCCGAACCTCTTCCAGGAGGTGCTGGCgtccgcggaggaggtgcaggcggaggcagaggcggaggcacagcAGGAGGGCTACTTGAAGcgggccgtcgccgccctgTACCGCAGTTTTGTTTACTTCAAGGGCCACGCCCCTCTCTTCAGCGAGGCCATTCGAGTGCAGCTCGAGGCAGCGTCGTGTGGATTGAACTTCAACCCCGCCGTGCTCGAGAAGATTATGTATCCAGGTGAcacgacgctgcaggaggcggcagctGTAGAGGTGGCTGCCTTGTCCACGACCGTACTTGCCTCCATGAAGCCAGCAGCGTATGTGCCGCTGACGGCCACGACAATCGCTCACGTCGCCGGAGACGCTGACGCTGAATGTTCGGCGCTGGCCGACTCCTCGGGGACCCCGAGCCATATCGCACCTTCGCCCTCTCTGCGTGACTAAGAGCTCTGAGGATATCACTGCAGAGGATCTGCACCCAGCGTGCTTGGCTTTCTACGCCCGCCGCCAACGAGTGGACGCGAcaccccgcctcctcctttcgCTCTCTAATTGGATGGCTGGGGTCGGAGTCGGTGACGGTGAGCGCAGTGACGCCGCGAGGCGCCCTGCGCGCTTTGCGTGTGGGTAGGCGTGCATTCGCGTGTGGTTATACATCGCTCTTCCTTTCTCTGCTCCCCACGTTGTTCTATCCGCACATCTTTTCATTGTCtgctctgtctctgtcttcGCGTGTACCTCTTGTCGTCACCCTCACCT
Coding sequences within:
- a CDS encoding peroxisomal targeting signal type 2 receptor,putative, whose amino-acid sequence is MPSFQMHPGFAGQSIRTNPWKPTQLIISTSQNFGIVGSGKVYVVEAAPGFQAGSSVSLVGCWGTPDGVFDACFSEVDQNIVVTACGDGVKVYNLAMSLNRDGVMPLVHNAEHQAEVSCVAWNSGRRDTFYSASWDTTIKMYSAVKPEVSVVTMQEHFKEVYEVATTGHSPSSILSCSGDGSWKLWDNRSPQRSVLTQMAHQNQIVLSIDFCKSDPNIFASGGVDRTVRVWDARRPNQPLASFPGHDQACRRVRFSTHNPSMLASSGYDMRVCVWDLSKPQQPLTARYQHHREFVVGLEWSQAAPNALASASYDGSAFFWSVGQAATASLPAQQLPPAVPPPRVPRPRTKVLPGLPQSGMPMPMTMTSSPRSPR